tttttaggaaTAACCTCATGTAAGCCAATGTTGTTGGGGATAATCTCAGAAAGTCCAGAGTACATCATGTCTTTATTTCGTGACAGCTTCATTGTAGCATAACTTCATATTTTCTCTTGCATATGATTATAAGAGGTTCTTTTACGCCTACGAAATAATTGAATTCCTTGATAATATATCTctgattataaaaaatttccgTAGAATTTTTATGTTGAGATGGTGTCAAGAAAATGGTTATGCATACAGGAGACGGTGATACTGAAATAATGCCCTCCAACAGACCAAAAGACACCTACTTCGATTGGTTTCTTAATCCACTTTTGATCATGAAAGACCAGATTAAAGCTTGTAACCTGACTGAAAGTGAGGAGGAATACCTTggtaaaatagttttgtttaaaggTGATCCTTCAAGATTAAAGAACTCAATGACTAGCCCACCACCTGAATCCGAGCTTCGACGAGCTGAACTGGATGCCCTTGCCCGGAGGTATGAGCTGCTGTCTCTCTATTCGATTTCTTCAAGGAAAAATCAACCGTGCTGACTGCTTATTCTTTTTATGGTTGTCCTGATTTTCACTGCTCTgctttttgtttgttttgtaaTCAAGACTTCAAGGGATCACTAAATCAATATCGAGATATCCAACTTGTAGGCGTCGGTATGAGAGTAGTTTGAGAAAGATCCTAGAAGAGCTTGGTAAGAAGAATGGAGATAGCGGAAAATCAATGTCGAGATCAAAGAGCAAGTTAAGCAAGTTTGTTAGCGTTTCTTTCAAAAGCAGGACAAGCAACCCCGGTGTCGATCAAGAGGCTCAAACAACCTCTGAAAGAGATCTTGAATCAGATGAATAGGTGCTATATCAGCTGTAATGTGGTGGtgtattttttctatttattggACCATTCTTTCTGATACAAGTATATCATTCCCTCTTtctgtattattttaaaaacaaattttttttttgtatagcTATCTAATTTTTCTTGCGACGATGATGACTGATTCTTTATTGGGACAAAAAACTCGCATATATTTCTCTGTCTCGAGTATTTGTATCACATTCTTATACTCTCTATCACTAAAGCCATGGATAGTGAAtggattttataaaattctcagTCGATAAAAGTAGCAACAATATGCCATAAGGAAACTCTAAATCAAACTAAAAATGAAAGATTAGATAATCCCAaaattcagtttccaaattCCATAAAACCATAAAGGAATGCCAAATAGTAATGGGTACATATATGCTTTCTATTACTTCTCCTGGGAGTCCTTGAGCTGTCCTCTCCTAATGTTGAGGCAAACTTCAGATGCCAAGAATCGACGATTGGTTCTGGTAAAGAATCGGCCAAACTCCATGGAAGTGTATGTGGCCATTAAGGGGTGCAACGAGGTTCATAGCCTATCGAACGAAGAGCAGCCCGAGCATCGCCGTCCGAAGATGAAACAAAATAATCAATCCCATATTCTTGCATTCTTTCCCCGGAGGAAATTGACGTAGACCCATTTGAGAGTTATAATATGGTAATCATAAGATACATTTTGTGATATTTGATATAGAGAATTATTGTATCTCAGTATTTCaatttatatttagtttttgattcattaaatttgtataactaattaaaattttactaaaaatttattcaaaaatatttttatatatttttacaatatttaatttataactcACACAATTAGAAAActataaaaacaaatttaaataacttaaccttactttaaaaaaaattaaaatgaaataagacaactcaattatcaaattatataattcaaaaCTCGAAAAACGGAATGAAAATGATAGAAAACTGAATTTAAATGACTACTTTATAAAGTCTAGAGGATATATAATGAATCAATTGAATTTGTTTCTAAAACCATATAAATCAAATTGTAATACTATAAATCCAAATCAAACTGACGGACCGTTACCTACCTCTAATGAGTAAAAAGCTTTTAAATTCCAATGCTACTTCACTCTTATTTGAGTTTTATAATCTACAATTTGCTGGCATGTTTGGATCATTAGTTGAGTAATTTCCAAAACAACAATTGGCATAAAACATGTTGCCAAATTTTGCGGTGCGAGTCACTTCAACCATCTCATCCTTAATGAACTACCTCACTTTATCATcttcgattaaaaaaataaattaatgaatcTCTTATGAGACGTTCTCGGGGAAACAAATTAACTTGCTCGTACTGATGATACATTTGGAAGAAATATAGTATCAGAAGAACTCAATATAGATCATATGATTCACATcttgataaaatgaaattaCAATTGCTTTCCATTCCCCTAATAAGAAGCAATATTAACCTCTTAGTACTTCACATGcattcttcattccattcctcCCAAATCCATCAAGATTTAGAAAAACAGCAAAGCCACTTCCTCTGCATCCATGCAACCATTTTCATCAGCAACACTTAAACTATCTAAGAGAGAGTACCAATATTGTCCCATAAATTAGCCTCTTTTAGGTTTTGGTAATTTAAGCagtcaaaatttgaatttagcggaataagttttctttctttccatttttttttccccattttTCAGTTGCTTTTTGTGTTGACGAGTGTTGGACACTGTTTTCAGCATCCCAGTGaaggaaaaaaggaaaaaaaaacattttatcgaattaaaaccaaaatttgactATTTAAATGACCAAAACCTAAAATAAGCCAATTTACAGAATGAATTTGGTCAttttcccaaaaatttaaataggAACGAGctaattaatatgatataatgGAAAAAGTAACATTTTTGGAAAATACATGATATGAAATTTGATGTTTATCCATTTTGGAGGACAAGGGAGTAATTGGATTATCCTTGGTGGTTTAAATCTTGGCTATGTCAGACTAATACAGGCATGGCATTGTGAGGAAACTAAGAAAAATGTTCTAGGGTCCTGggtaataaaacaaaaaccttTTGTTGATACTGGTAATCTTCGTGTTGTTGAGGCATGGGATTCGTTGGCTGCTGCTGAGGAATGGAGGCAGCATGCGCGGCGGTTCCCGTTGCCTTCTTTTCATCCCTGGCCTTGGCAAATATCACTGTAAATCCATCAGCCGAAGCCGGATTATTCACATCCCATTCACCAAATTTTGGCAGTGCCCCTCCTTTCCCATGCTGCATACATTGATATGTAATTTATATAACATACTCATTGTCGTTATTCCATTCCATATGAAGGGAGATTCTATGTTAGGACTGAGGACATATATATGTTTGATCATCAAGGACGATAAATTTTATTCAACAATGGCATCTATGCAGCGGATGgtaatcaatacaaaaattcaaacaaATCCAACAAGAAAACATGAATTCGATGTTATATTTTCTAAACACACGTAAAGCTTGGATCTATTGGTTATCCTAGAAAATTGTATGATTCCAAATGAAGTTATGTGGGAAGGCAACACTGATTCTTCATTCGCATTAAAATCGAATGGGAAATAAAACGGAAGCAAATTTATTCGTGCATTTCCATAAAATCCTCACGGAATCAAATCAACATTTGATCATTCtacaaattaatcaaaatcttgAACACCGCAGAAGGATGAAAACTTACGGACGTCATCAGATATTACAGTTTGGCCAAagcaaatgaatattttaaaggGAGAAAGAGGGGAGAGATGGATGGAAATCAAGAACAAGTCTTCAGGAAAGAGAGGGGAAGGAAGAGCTGACcataaatagaataaaattgGTTAGGAAAGAGAGATAAAACGTTTTTGCATTAGTAGTTGCACCCCATGAATGATCACATTTTCGCCCTTTATTATTTGAGATTAATATCCACAGTTCTACAACAATATCCTTTTGCTATTTCCCAAACCATATCCATTTTGTACCTTGGAACAGGTCTGAGGTTTTTAAAAATGTCAACAAAATCTACAAACACAAAATTTTGGTTACGATGAAAGTTAGCATACTTTAAGGATAAAACCTTGCATTTTTCTCCTGAAGATATGCATGACAATCTAAGAATTTTTCATATTAAGAGAATCACCATGCTTCGCTTATCCCCTAAATTAATTGCCTTGTCATCCAAGCTTTGTAGGCCATTCCACTTTGTCATTAATTTGTCTAGCTAGTACATGTTCTGTTAATCTTTCAACTAATCCTTATGAAGGCGAAACGTGGTTGTGTTTACCAGAGACATAGTTCATAAGATTATCATGAAGTGAGCATCCCATACTTTCTGCATGCCAAAGTTCAAAAGTAATTTCTCCAAATCCTTTAGATTTTTCTATACCACATGATCAACATGAGCCTTTTTCTTATTCCCGGCAGCACAAGTGAAACTCGAAATGCTAATTCTTAAACATCACATTATATGAATGACTATCATGGAAAACAGTGGTGGTTCTATATACAAATGGAGACAAATTATTGTTATTGAATCACATCAATGGAGTTGGGATAGCTTCAATTTGTTTAAGACACGATGTCGAATGGAATCCTACCATATATAAGTGAAGCAATCATGAGTAATCTTCACCAACCCACTAGCTAAAATCACACTGCAAGGAATATCAAACCTTCATCTTGTACAACAAATGAAGCCATCTGTTCTCAGACTGATGATCCTCATGGTTGCAATTCAAATGGGGTGTTATGTCATCGGGTCCAATGCTCGACTTCCATTTCTTATTAATGCTCGGACTCTCCAACCAACAGAATATATTACTGTAATGGGTAAGATGTTTTCGAAACATCAGCTAATATTCCTTAATTGATCAATGAGTGGTTCATGACTCATGATTTTGAGGTCTTCTGTTGTAGGTTGCAACAATATCTGTGATATAGCTTGTTGCTATTGTGATATAAGAAAACAACCACCAGTTTGTGTCCAGTGCTGTGCGGAAGGTCCTTGAAATGCAAGTATTCAATATGATAATGCTACAAGATCATGCTACATGTTCTGCATTATTCGATGAAGTATCAATGGGAAAATCTggagattcaagaaaatcaCAGGACAAGAAAAGAAATCAGAATCTGGCATTGTTTGCTGTAACTTTTTCAGTCACCCATGAAGTTATAAAGAAAATGCAGATTAACTCAAGTATGTTCATTTAGCATCCAACGAGCATATACTCGGTTAACTTGGTTTTTCAAAGATCATGATGAGTAGGGATGTTCAACGGTTGATTCAGTTCAGCTAtataaaattttggttttcTAAATACCTAACCCGAAAACCAAACATTTTATTTCGGTTCAGTTTGGTTTTCTCATACTACGTTTTGGTTTATattgtttatgtaattaattgagttacaaatcaaaatatacttttaaaaatagtaaaataccAATGAGTGGCTTgtaaaaattcgaaaaatattAAAGATTTCATAATTAAACATAACAGGCAGTTCAAAACAAATATAATCGCCCACTATCAAACAGAACACTTTTAGTTCATTTacacatcaaaatcaagaatttaaaaataagtATTGTTGTGATTCTTAATAGTAATCATTTTGGATTTGTTGTAAACAAACGATACTAGCAACCAACTTATCAATTACTTTATTTAGCTGTTTTAGGCTTATCTGGGTATCGGCTTTTAGCATGTACTATATATAAAACCAGTTATAACATGTCAAGGTAGACAAGGGCCAAATACATGAAGCGTAGGGGAGGCcaatataaaaatgttgttTCGGTTTTAACAATGAACTTTATTtgccaaaaaattaaaataattaagcatCCCATCGAAACTcttaaaattcctaaatttctAGCAGAAAATTTGTTTTAGAATCACAACTCTCTGCAGTTGCAACAAGTAAAAATCATGCCAAATCCGAAAACATAATCAAAGCGTCGCAGCTACGAACATAAATCCAAacatataaattcaaaaatactTTACGGGGATACCTGGTACTCTCATTTCGCCGCAAGAGCTAAGGTGGGGAATTTCGGTGGTCCCGTAGAAGAAGGGGGTCTCAGCGTCCTGCAGTGTAGCAAACGGCTCAGCTATTGCCATCCTCAGCTTCCGCTCTAGCGATCACCTTGTTGCCGCACaatcgatttttaaatttttattaagtttttttatgattgaatttagaaaattttaattttaattttaatttaatatactaaatgtgtaaataaaaaaaagtt
The Primulina huaijiensis isolate GDHJ02 unplaced genomic scaffold, ASM1229523v2 scaffold4153, whole genome shotgun sequence genome window above contains:
- the LOC140969408 gene encoding protein NOI4-like isoform X2, with protein sequence MAIAEPFATLQDAETPFFYGTTEIPHLSSCGEMRVPGIPHGKGGALPKFGEWDVNNPASADGFTVIFAKARDEKKATGTAAHAASIPQQQPTNPMPQQHEDYQYQQKRKWLCCFSKS
- the LOC140969408 gene encoding uncharacterized protein isoform X1 — its product is MFRKHLTHYSNIFCWLESPSINKKWKSSIGPDDITPHLNCNHEDHQSENRWLHLLYKMKHGKGGALPKFGEWDVNNPASADGFTVIFAKARDEKKATGTAAHAASIPQQQPTNPMPQQHEDYQYQQKRKWLCCFSKS
- the LOC140969408 gene encoding protein NOI4-like isoform X3, which gives rise to MTSHGKGGALPKFGEWDVNNPASADGFTVIFAKARDEKKATGTAAHAASIPQQQPTNPMPQQHEDYQYQQKRKWLCCFSKS